CGCAGCTCTCCAGGCCAGCCCGCGCGTACTGCGCGCGCGAACCCCCGGCCTTGTCTCGCGGTAGGAAGGGCGACCGGGTCGGAGCTGGAGTAAGTCCGCTAAAGCCAGTTTGGGGCGGGTCCTCGGTTTGCATTCTCCGAGAGTCATGGGCCTATTTCTTCCCGCGCGTCCTGCTCCGAGGCAAATGCCCAAGGTGCGCACCTGTCGCGTGCGGGTCTGGAGCCCTGAGGGAGCCACGTCTTCCCGCCCCGAAACGAGGCTCTATTTAgactttcctccctcttcctcagacCCCGCGGCGCCCCCTACCCCCACGTCCTGAAGATCATCACCTTGGCCCTATCAGACTCGCGCCCTCGACACCTCCAAGCGTGGTTGTGAAGGAACAGACGGTAACAAAGAAATCCATCTCTTGGGGCTTTATCAGAAATTGTTTATTGGCAGGGGGGAGATCCTCCAGGAGACTAATTTGCTCTTGGCTTTCTCCCACCCAGTTTTTTGTTGGCACAATATTTACACCTGTACACTATACAGTATTTCTCCTAAGCAGAGCCCGAAGCTTGGGGAAATCTGGCCGGCGAGGCAGCGTCAGAGCACCGGTGGGTGCTGGGAGGGGTGCAGGTTGAGGGCGTTGGGGTGGGCGTGGCCGATCAGGTTGAGGTAGTGCCGGTCCAGCCCCTGCACTGGGGCTAGGAAGGGGCTGTGCTGTTGCGCAGGGCTCGGGAGCGGCACGGGCGCGCTGGGCAGGTAGGGCAGTGCCGGGCTGCGGGCGGTGCTGTGCGGCCAAGGGAAGGGCCCGGGGGCAGCACCCTGCGGGAACACGGAAGCCTCCCCGGGGCTGTGGCCCGCGAGTTCGGGCCCTGCTGGGTGTAGCTGATAGGAGAAATCCGGCTCCGGGAGCGAACCTAGCGGCTGGAAGGCGGGCTCGGCGCCCAAGCGGGCTTTGGACTGCAAGAAGGCGAGGATGCGCGCGTACTTGGTGTCCTTGGTCTCCATCCGCTCCACGGTGGTGAGGTAATGCACCAGGTTCTTCATGCACTCGTGGTAGCCGTAGTGGAAGTAGTTGGCGAACTCCGTTAGCAGTTCTGCTGGAGGGGCGAGTAAACCcgcagaaaggaaaaacaaaaacaaaccatgagCAGCCCCTTCCCCACCGGGTGCCCGACATGTGTGCCAGGCACCTCCCTCCCGtcacggtttttttttttttttttttttggccagagtTCCCATTTGATGCCTGTCCTCTCCTACCCCAGTCTGGAGGCCAGAAAAGCACAAGCAAACGACCTCTTTCTCCTTAAGAACCAGACCCCACCCTTCCCACCTGAGAGGAGGCGACGGAACCAGCATCCCCAGAAACCCCCGCCCCCTTGCTTACGTAGAACCTCGCCCCCACCCTTGGCCGCATCCAGAGTGGAGACATCTCCTGCAGGCCTTcacccccactgccacccccatGTCTCTATGCGGCGAACTCTCACTGCCCAGGTTCCCCTTTGCCCAACCCGCGCCCACCTTTTTCCCTTCCCCGAGGAAAATCAGCCGAGTGCAGGGCTCTCAGGTACTGAACGGTCATCTCGAGGATCTCCGCCTTCTCCAGCTTCCCGGAACTCTGCAAAAGGAGGAAGGGCTCCTCGCAGCTACCCCGCAGGCTCAAGCCGACCCCAGCAGGCTGGATGCGCGGTTTTATCTGGAGCAGTGAGCAGGGCGCCGCAGTGGATCTGCGCAGAGGGTCGCCTGGGGCTCACCGGGCGCTCGGGCCCCCAGAGTCTCCAGACCCGCTGCATCCCTGCCGAGGGTGGCAGCGGAGGATCCCCAGCGCCTGGCTCTGCAAGCTCGGCCTGACATTACCTGCTTCGCCAGGGCCATGGGCACAGTCTTGCCCAGCTCGTTCAAGCAGCGGTTAATCCGGTCCCTCCTCCGCTTTTCTATCACTTTGTGGGAAACGGGGGTTCTCTGCGAACAGAGGTTTTGTACGTTTAGGATAGTGTTGCCTAGGGAGTCGTCAAAGGCATGGCTGTAGCTGCGTGCCAGCCGTCTTCCCAGCCCGCAAAGCTGCccaggggaccccccccccaagggGTCCCTGCCCCTCCACATAAGGGTTAAATGAGCTCTGCCCTCCCACGCGCAGGCTGGTGCGCTCCTCTTCCAGCTGCCCTACGCGGCAAGCTGAGCGCCAGGGCACTGGGGAGGTGGCCACCAGCCTCGGCGTGGGCTCCTCCTCAGTTAAGGAGTTTCCTCTCTCTAACCTCATTCCCTACTCAAACCACTCAAGGTTTCTCCGCACAAGAGCCCCGCGTGCCGCATCCCTGCCGTCTGTCCAGCCAGATGGCAGCTCGGGGAGTCAGACGCCCCCACCACCAGGGCGCAAGGGCCGCCTGGGTTCAGCCGACTCACTTTGCGTTCCTTGAGTTTGTCTGACATCCTGGTCAGTACGCGCCCTCGGGAGAGGCGGTGGCGCGAGTCACCCGTCCACTTTCCGCCTCGTGTGCTTCCTCGAGTGTCCCAGGTAGACTGCAGCCTCCCAACTCCGAGGGACTGCCTTATAAAGCGGTCATCTAGGGCTCCAAGTGCATTCACGAGTTGAATTATTCCATAGGATTAGGGGAGCTGCGTTTGGGGGATGTATGCATTCAAGATCagttttaaagaagttaaaaaaaaaaaattagcagccgAGGGGGGCGAGCTGGGGGCAGATCAGCTTTGTTAATCCACGTGGCCCTTCAAAGGACACGTGATCGGCGGGGGA
The DNA window shown above is from Neovison vison isolate M4711 chromosome 11, ASM_NN_V1, whole genome shotgun sequence and carries:
- the HELT gene encoding hairy and enhancer of split-related protein HELT isoform X2, yielding MSDKLKERKRTPVSHKVIEKRRRDRINRCLNELGKTVPMALAKQSSGKLEKAEILEMTVQYLRALHSADFPRGREKAELLTEFANYFHYGYHECMKNLVHYLTTVERMETKDTKYARILAFLQSKARLGAEPAFQPLGSLPEPDFSYQLHPAGPELAGHSPGEASVFPQGAAPGPFPWPHSTARSPALPYLPSAPVPLPSPAQQHSPFLAPVQGLDRHYLNLIGHAHPNALNLHPSQHPPVL
- the HELT gene encoding hairy and enhancer of split-related protein HELT isoform X1, giving the protein MSDKLKERKRTPVSHKVIEKRRRDRINRCLNELGKTVPMALAKQSSGKLEKAEILEMTVQYLRALHSADFPRGREKELLTEFANYFHYGYHECMKNLVHYLTTVERMETKDTKYARILAFLQSKARLGAEPAFQPLGSLPEPDFSYQLHPAGPELAGHSPGEASVFPQGAAPGPFPWPHSTARSPALPYLPSAPVPLPSPAQQHSPFLAPVQGLDRHYLNLIGHAHPNALNLHPSQHPPVL